A window of Cryptomeria japonica chromosome 3, Sugi_1.0, whole genome shotgun sequence contains these coding sequences:
- the LOC131054214 gene encoding putative 12-oxophytodienoate reductase 11: MTHHFFFLGGFRVVLAPLTRQRSYNNIPQPHAILYYSQRTTRGGLLIAEATGVSDTSQGHADAPEIWTREQVEAWKPIVKAVHDKGGIFFCQIWHAGRYSHVDYQLNGQSPVSSTSKPIPGKIPLPNRKDVADFSTPRPLKTEEIPNIVADFREAARNAIDAGFDGVEIHGAHGFLLDQFMKDSVNDRTGRYGGTLENRCRFVVEVVEAVVDEIGAEHVGIRLSPFYDPQDSNPEALGLYMAEALNKYNILYAHFVEPRLLNLERTIESEKSLIPMRKAFKGTFLAAGGYDRDDGNKAVTSGRADLVVYGRLFLAYPDLPKRFELNAPLNKYKRETFYTSDPVVGYTDYPFLES; the protein is encoded by the exons atgacgcaccattttttttttttgggtggttttagaGTGGTTTTGGCTCCTCTGACCAGGCAAAGATCGTACAACAATATTCCTCAGCCGCATGCAATTTTGTACTACTCTCAGCGAACAACCCGCGGGGGCTTGTTGATCGCTGAGGCAACAGGGGTCTCTGATACTTCTCAAGG GCATGCAGATGCGCCTGAAATATGGACACGGGAGCAGGTTGAAGCCTGGAAGCCCATTGTGAAGGCTGTGCATGATAAAGGGGGAATTTTCTTCTGTCAAATATGGCATGCCGGAAGATATTCTCACGTGG ATTATCAGCTTAATGGGCAATCTCCAGTTTCCTCCACAAGCAAACCAATACCTGGAAAGATCCCTTTACCGAATCGAAAGGATGTGGCGGACTTCTCAACTCCTCGGCCTTTGAAAACAGAGGAAATTCCCAATATTGTTGCAGATTTTCGAGAAGCCGCTAGAAATGCTATAGATGCAG GGTTCGACGGTGTTGAAATCCATGGGGCCCATGGGTTCCTTCTCGACCAGTTCATGAAAGACAGTGTAAACGATCGAACCGGTCGCTATGGAGGAACATTGGAGAATCGTTGCAGATTTGTAGTTGAAGTTGTGGAAGCAGTGGTAGATGAAATTGGAGCAGAGCATGTGGGAATTCGGCTTTCTCCCTTTTATGATCCCCAGGACTCAAATCCGGAGGCGCTGGGACTTTACATGGCAGAGGCTCTGAATAAATACAACATTTTATATGCGCATTTTGTTGAGCCCAGGTTGCTTAATTTGGAGAGAACAATAGAGAGTGAAAAGAGCCTAATTCCGATGAGGAAAGCATTCAAGGGGACATTTTTGGCAGCAGGGGGTTATGACCGAGATGATGGGAACAAAGCTGTTACTAGTGGCAGAGCAGATTTAGTGGTTTATGGGCGACTGTTTTTGGCATATCCAGATTTGCCAAAAAGATTTGAGTTGAATGCACCACTCAATAAATATAAGAGAGAAACATTTTATACTTCCGATCCTGTCGTCGGGTACACAGATTATCCATTCCTGGAATCTTAG